A window of Pseudomonas mucidolens contains these coding sequences:
- the cheR gene encoding protein-glutamate O-methyltransferase CheR: MSTGNLDFEQFRVFLEKACGILLGENKQYLVSSRLNKLMEQQGIKTLSELVQRIQGQPRSGLKELVVDAMTTNETLWFRDTYPFEVLKNKVLPAAIKASPGQRLRIWSAACSSGQEPYSLSMSIDEFERTNMGQLKAGVQIVATDLSGSMLTNCKTGEYDSLALGRGLSPERLQRYFDPKGAGRWAIKAPIKSRVEFRSFNLLDSYASLGKFDIVFCRNVLIYFSAEVKKGILLRIHGTLKRGGYLFLGASEALNGLPDHYQMVQCSPGIIYQAK; this comes from the coding sequence TTGTCTACGGGTAATTTGGATTTCGAACAGTTCCGGGTCTTCCTGGAGAAAGCCTGTGGCATATTGCTCGGTGAAAACAAGCAGTATCTGGTATCCAGCCGCCTCAATAAATTGATGGAGCAGCAGGGGATCAAGACACTGAGCGAGCTGGTCCAGCGGATCCAGGGTCAGCCGCGCAGCGGGCTCAAGGAATTGGTGGTCGATGCCATGACCACCAACGAAACCCTGTGGTTTCGCGACACCTATCCCTTTGAAGTGCTCAAGAACAAAGTACTGCCTGCGGCAATCAAGGCCAGCCCGGGCCAGCGTCTGCGGATCTGGTCCGCGGCGTGTTCTTCGGGCCAGGAACCCTATTCGCTGTCGATGTCCATCGATGAGTTCGAGCGGACCAACATGGGGCAGTTGAAGGCCGGGGTGCAGATTGTCGCCACGGATTTGTCCGGCTCCATGCTCACCAACTGCAAGACCGGCGAGTACGACAGCCTGGCCTTGGGACGTGGCTTGTCTCCGGAACGCTTGCAGCGTTATTTCGACCCCAAGGGCGCCGGGCGTTGGGCGATCAAGGCACCGATCAAGAGTCGGGTCGAGTTTCGCTCGTTCAACCTGCTGGACAGTTATGCCAGCCTGGGCAAGTTCGATATCGTGTTTTGCCGCAACGTGTTGATCTATTTCTCGGCTGAAGTGAAGAAAGGCATTTTGTTGCGCATTCACGGCACCCTTAAGCGCGGTGGCTACCTGTTCCTGGGGGCGTCCGAAGCCTTGAATGGCTTGCCGGACCATTATCAGATGGTGCAGTGCAGTCCAGGGATCATTTACCAGGCCAAGTAA